The following DNA comes from Triplophysa dalaica isolate WHDGS20190420 chromosome 5, ASM1584641v1, whole genome shotgun sequence.
ctgcagtgctccggacctccagggtaagagttgaggaaccctggtctaggggtatgattctcgcttcgggtgcgagaggtccctggttcaaatcccggacgagccctcctttaagcgctccacataaggcaggacgtacttaaaggagtgctatgcggatccgaaataggtggttagctcagattggagagtgttacactcaagatttgaatgtctattgatcgatcctgggttttggcaagtttgcctgtgttcatcgctttgctctcgctaccaaagagctctttgacctcatcagaccgagcagcctgtcctcggtaaccaggcgggtcatctatcacttgaagtcgcattccattgtgtaatgattagcactctggactcaaatctcagctggccttctcattagcaatagctacttttcatactgacaacaggtcacctgtactcaatgagccaaaggtctttacacccaagggaaagcggaaaatacagctgaacaaattggccatgtctgagacgtgcatgtggttgcacacacacaccaaaattatgatctaaaaacatctgggcagagagatttttcttgcccagggcgaaggacttgtttgtacaactgcccaacaataacgggtatatggcttttcgtgatactacaagaaagcaaaaacaaacaaacacgcagCACAGTACAcgggaccactggcttaatgaaaatgcaagtaactctgcaagaaaacttgtggaatctcaagtgacaactccattgtctttgaaagtgaagctcctgcatcatgttgctctgggtaaaagctagacacataccatacgggagactcttgttatatgtgtcgaggtgcattagcgaggagcgacacctgctggtgttttgtgactgagcatatgagcaagtcccaacacgacaacctttttttgcagcggtgagcctggacgggtataatagggagggctaagaaggaagccccgaaagacactgacgtggagaatgcgggcgtcgatcccgctacttctcgcatgcaaagcgagcgctctaccatttgagctaattcccttGCATTGCCTCCAAAGATGCATGTTCCTTTGGCTAATTGAAACGGGGCATACAGgtggtggaaatacctttcccATCGGACAGGAAATGACTTTCGCTCCTCATTGCTCGGCTCGTTtttctaggggcatgattctcgcttagggtgcgagaggtcccgggttcaaatcccggacgagccctcctttaagcgctccacataaggcaggacgtacttaaaggagcactatgcggatccgaaataggtggttagctcagattggagagtgttacactcaagatttgaatgtctattgatcgatcctgggttttggcaagtttgcctgtgttcatcgctttgctctcgctaccaaagagctctttttacctcatcagaccgagcagcctgtcctcggtaaccaggcgggtcatctatcacttgaagtcgcattccattgtgtaatgattagcactctggactcaaatctcagctggccttctcattagcaattgctacttttcatactgacaacaggtcgcctgtactcaatgagccaaaggtctttacacccaagggaaagcggaaaatacagctgaacaaattggccatgtctgagacgtgcatgtggttgcacacacacacaccaaaattatgatctaaaaacatctgggcagagagatttttcttgcccagggcgaaaggacttgtttgtacaactgcccaacaataaggggtatatggcttttcgtgatactacaagaaagcaaaaaaaaaaaaaacacgcagcacagcacacgggaccactggcttaatgaaaatgcaagtaactatgcaagaaaacttgtggaatctcaagtgacaactccattgtctttgaaagtgaagctcctgcatcatgttgctctgggtaaaagctagacacataccatacgggagactcttgttatatgtgtcgaggtgcattagcgaggagcgacacctgctggggcccgtttcaataaggaagttcaaccaacactgagttaaaatctgaaccctgagttgatttactcagagaatcgttactctgagttttcagtttcagaacagctgatttgagttagtttaatcaaccctgagtaagttcactctaggttacgcgcgtgcagcatggcgatgaaaagccatcatcaattgagtgaagatagcacgattcaccatggcaacggcacgtgacaaaaagcgctctgttcatttctcgccaatcaaattgaaggaactgttacaagcgtatagtgaatatgagcagatatttagaaaaaagtgcaacacagccgcagcagcaaaagaaagagagttggcgtgggagaaaagtgcttcacgtgttaatgcgcaagtttatatgtcaatcacttttatatttattttgttgaaactgtgaaaatgtaaattatatttaactctcttgctctcatgtaggtgaaatccttctgcaataaaaagatcttggcagcagctgaatatgaaatatacgacggcgtcgtaaaaaaaaagatttcgagaataaagtcgaaatgttacgagaataaagtcgaaatgttacgagaataaagtcgaaatgttacgagaataaagtcgaaatgttacgagaataaagtcgaaatgtcaaaatctgacatgaactacgaattaactcactgattcagatgacgtacttaaacataatttaaactcttaaactacaactttcacgaaaataaaatatgtattacgacgagtttattctcgtaacattttgactttattctcgtaatcttgaatttatgttatttttaacgtggcactaaaacgccgtggtagaaatacaataacttcattcattcaggaaagtttaaagaaataaaatagtcttgctagtaggatgactgattgggaaatgttaaatatacttcttaaactggccttaaaagttaagataaaacgtccaaacggggcctcagaattctctcccgacataaatataattctgtgcgaattaatgcagcttcctcatctatgggttcatgaataaacgaacatgctattttaagttctgtgtgactaaatagagcgcgattaggaactctaatcaataaacatatgacgtatgtcatttcaacccgctcgcgcttcgaaaagggggcggagattgtaacaaaccctgcgtttgcggaataaaacctgctcccgaccaggttaggttcacggagtaggttactctggttactcacccggagtataagatacctcgatttctgaaatgggcttgacttactccgtggtcgcgggtttgacattcctcgcgttctgaaaccaaaaaccctgagtattccgttttctggggttgacttactcggagtttgcacttaccctgctttctgaaacgggcccctggtgTTTTTtgactgagcatatgagcaagtcccaacacaacaacctttttttgcagcggtgagcctggacgggtataatagggagggctaagaaggaagccccgaaagacactgacgtggagaatgcgggcgtcgatcccgctacttcttGCATGCTAAGcaagcgctctaccatttgagctaattcccctgctTTGTGTCCAATGATTTATGTTCGTTTCGCTCATTGAAACGGGAAATACGGgcggtggaaatacctttcgcATCGGGCTGGAAATCActattgttctttattgttcggctcgttggtctaggggtatgatgctcgcttcgggtgcgagaggtcccgggttcaaatcccggacgagccctcctttaagcgctccacataaggcaggacgtacttaaaggagtgctatgcggatccgaaataggtggttagctcagattggagagtgttacactcaagatttgaatgtctattgatcgatcctgggttttggcaagtttgcctgtgttcatcgctttgctctcgctaccaaagagctctttgacctcatcagaccgagcagcctgtcctcggtaaccaggcgggtcatctatcacttgaagtcgcattccattgtgtaatgattagcactctggactcaaatctcagctggccttctcattagcaattgctacttttcatactgacaacaggtcacctgtactcaatgagccaaaggtctttacacccaagggaaagcggaaaatacagctgaacaaattggccatgtctgagacgtgcatgtggttgcacacacacaccaaaattatgatctaaaaacatctgggcagagagatttttcttgcccagggcgaaggacttgtttgtacaactgcccaacaataacgggtatatggcttttcgtgatactacaagaaagcaaaaaaaaaaaaacacgcagcacagcacacgggaccactggcttaatgaaaatgcaagtaactatgcaagaaaacttgtggaatctcaagtgacaactccattgtctttgaaagtgaagctcctgcatcatgttgctctgggtaaaagctagacacataccatacgggagactcttgttatatgtgtcgaggtgcattagcgaggagcgacacctgctggtgttttgtgactgagcatatgagcaagtcccaacacaacaacctttttttgcagcggtgagcctggacgggtataatagggagggctaagaaggaagccccgaaagacactgacgtggagaatgcgggcgtcgatcccgctacttcttGCTTGCGCTTGCTGCTTCTCGCTGGTTGCGCCAAAGTAAGCCCAAAGTAAGCCCACATGAGCCAATCACGTTTGTCTCTGGGGCTTACTTTTGACCAATCACGTTTGTTTCTGGGGCTTACTTTTGACCAATCACGTTTGTCTCTGGGGCTTACTTTTGACCAGTCACGTTTGTCTCTGGGGCTTACTTTTGACCAATCACGGTTGTCTCTGGGGCTTACTTTTGACCAATCGCGTTTCTCTCCTCTGGCTAACTTGGACCAATCGCGTTTCTCTCCTGTTCCTTACCTTTGACTTATCACTTGCCGCTGCACTGTTATTGTCATCCCTTCAAAAGGTAAGACTATgctttacttaattatttaattgaatacattttccgatttttaatatagaaaaaaacatgtcgCTACCGATCAGATAAGTTAAAATCATCCGCCGTCTGCTAATTAATCGTCTACaatgatgtgtgtgattttgtatgcAGTCATGTTTTCTGGCTATGAAtgaacaaaatgataaaacaaattgaTGAGGTAAAAGTTTGTGAGGAGTTACAGTctcagaaaaataataataagaaaagtttgtgaacaaaaaacaagctgtttttttatttgtgaaagtTAACAAAcgcattgttaaaaaaagaaagcctagactaaaagttttaaatagtgTAGAGTGGAATAAATGTAGACTGTGatagactgtgtgtgtgtgtgtgtgtgtttgtgtgtttgtgtgtttgtgtgtgtgtgtgtgtgtgtgtgtttgtgtgtgtgtgggtgtgtgtgtgtgtgtgtgtgtgtttgagagttgacattttaaagaaaacataatcAGCAGAACATTCAATCAATGTAAGTCTATGGGATTTCTGAAAAGTTAGGAAAATCCGTAAGTCTGATCCCTTAGAAATGACATAGCAACTCAAGTCACACCAGCCTGAAGATCtgtgtaaaattaaattattcctGGATAAATAAACGAttcataaaataactaaaaactgTAATATGGTTAAGTGTAGCTTGTTAAATTATTGTTACACACTAAACATACAGGTATTTTTTAGGTTGCTAGAGTTAATAGTCTCTttctgattttcatttcagaaaatgtacGCATACCCCGTTTTTCGCCGACAATTGGCAACATCATCACGACTCCTCATGGCGCCATCGCCAGAGGCGAATCGCCTTGAAAATGTTGAGTCTGGAAGGGCTAAACCGAAGGAGCAGGTGCTGGCAGAGGCCAGTTCTTTTGTCAGCTCAAATGGTGGAGACCCCAGTGACCAGTTTTTAGTACTGGCTCACTGCAAACTTCAGTTTGGGAAGTACCAGGGTCAGAGATTCAGATGGCTCCTGGAAAACTCGCTGGGGTACGCAGTTTATTTGGTACTCAGCATTTCCAATGAGACGGCGAACACAACCCCcctgtcacaaaataaacaactgtTCCTACAGTACACCTCTCATATTAGAGAGATGGCAGAAGAAGTGGAGAAGTACGAGAGGAAGCAAGAAATGCAAGCTGAAGCCCGGGCAGTTGGAGACCAGGGCTGCTTGATGGTGGAGTTTGGTGACTTCCAGGGCCGGTCCATGAAGGATGTTTATGAGGACCAGAGCAAGGAGGCCAAAGCCCTCATCAGATACCTGGTTAAGGCAGATGCCAGGCCCAACACAAACATGGCCATTTTCAAAAGCTATGTAGTGAAAAGACAGGCTTCTGCTGTGGGCAGCAGTGTACGTCAGCCTACACCTCCATCTGCAACATCCAGTGCTTCTGCACAACCACCCGCAGCCTCCACTGCGTCTGCATCTCCGCTAAAAGCACTCCAAACTGGTGTATCGCAGACTGCCAGTGTGAAAGCGCTGTTGGCACGTGGGAAACATTTGTCTCCTTCACAGCTCGCCAGAAAACTCCTTTCACCAGTTAAATCCTGTGAGTAGGAGTGTTAATATGGAATTTTCTCTACATGTATTACTTTATTGTAAAGGCAAACTTGTCCACTTGCTGTTTCCAGATCCATTACTGAAGGTCCCTTTACCTCCTCCAGCACCAGAACTCCCTGCCAAACATTTGGCCCAAAGGCAGCTTTTCGTAACTGGTAAGCAAGCACCATTTCATACGTTTGTCTCTGTGTATTGTTTGCAGTAtttagttttaacatttttgctcCAGACACTTCCGTTCCCGCTGCTGAAGATGATGCGGAGCTGATGTTTGCTGCATCACAATGTGAAGCACAACTAACTACAGGTGTGGCATATGACacaaatgcatatattttaagtatgttttgtgaaaacacacaggattattttttaaaagaaaatcaacatttttaaatatgttttgtttacaatacaGAACTACATCAGATCATGCCTCAAGCGGGATGCATTCTTTGAGTGCACTTCTTCAAACATTAAGGTTGTCTAAAGGTTTCTGTGTATTTAttagcgtttttttttttggaataaCCCATTGTTGAACCATCACCGGCAAACTTTTTCTCACAGCTTGCttgtctcactcactctttaGCTCCCATTGAGCAGACAGGATGGTGGAGATTCATTGTTTTAGAAGAAGCGCCatctcacattttcttttagaaTTAGCATTTTATCAGGCTCCTATCTTAATGTTCAGCTATTTCACTTGAATGGTAATGAAAATAACCCATTCATTGCTATTACtgtaaagtaaaaagaaaatttgagaTGGCACTTTTGGCAGTTAGCACTTTTGAGATAACAGAGGTTTTTCCTTACTCTATCTGTGTGCATGCTTCATGTCAGTGGGCATTTTACTGAATTGATCACACCTCATCTTCCTTACTCCATTACATCTGATCCTCATTCTCAAAGAGCTGTACCGATTCCATATTCATTacatcaataaaatgtacactgttCTTTGCTTCTTAACACCATTTTCTTTGTTGCTATTCCTAaatataatcataataattattaatacttGTCCAAAATTACTGCGTCGCATGCTTGTGGGCTGCATTTATGGCATTTTACTATCAAATCCAACAGTCatccttattttatttttgttactgttCACTCAGAGGCCTGTGCCGGTCCGTCTCCATCAGCCGAAACAGCAAGAACACCAGATCTTCCACATCATCAGCCATCGGCTGAGCTTCCAAGCCACTGGAAAGATCATCTTCCACCTTTCCAGCATGAGTGGATCCGGAACACACTATTCGTGGCCAACCTGCGAACCGGCAAGCCAGAACTAGTGTGCCAGCTGAAGCTTTGGTGGCATCCTCCTCAGCCCCCTTTAATTCACACTCAGCCACCCGCCTCACCTGACCTCTTCTTCTGTCGGCCCCTTTTCTTATGGATGCCGCTGAAGATGTGGTTAATTCCTCTTGTCTGTGTTCGCCCAGACTGTGGTAAGCACAGACTGACAGCGGCAGGACTCTACCGTACTGTGCGCAAGGTCTTAGACAGGTGGTATGACCTTGCCACTGAGTATCTGGAGTGCAAAGGCTGCAAAAAGAAGTATCCCGCCTGGTCTGAGGACATCTTAGGACTGCTGGATATGGGCCACCGCAGTCAGTTTCCAGCTTTGCTGACATACAGGTAATTCATAATGACAATCATTCATTAGTTGGcgcttttattgtgttaaacttTTAACAATCAAAGCATTTGCATGATTATACTGTTGTTTCCTTAGATACTCATGTGACAACAGGGTGCTGAGGATGATGAGGGAGAGGACACTGGGCAACAGTGTGACTCAGCTTTACAAGAAGCTGATGGAACAACACAGTGAGGCATGGACACAGCGTGTCCTGCAGTACCTTACTGCCTGTGAACCATTCACAACGTCCTCCCTTGTGCAGCCTCCTGTGTTTGCTGAGCCTCCTCTCTTCCCTGCCCTACCTAAACCTAAGTGGCTGTTAGCTGTGTACGCCAGGGATGTTCTGGGGCGAATGCACGAGGTCAAGGCCAAAATTACTTCTATCTTTGGTTGTGTTCTCAAGATGGACTCCACAAAAAAGATATCACAGCCCTGTTTATATCATAAATTTGCCTGATATGGATATATGTGCATACATAATGTACACAGTTTTTGACccttttatttttctcaaaaggTCACAAAGAAACTTGCCGGTGCTGCTTCAGGAACAGCTGCCTGGTGCACAAATGTTGGGAATGAGCATGGTCAAGTCCTTGTATCTGTTCTGACAGCCGCCGAGGGACATGGACTGGACTCCATGGCAGCTGGCCTCATGAAACGCTACCGGGAGGCAGGAGAGGCTGCCCCAAAAGTGATGTACGTGGACAGAGATTGCTGCAGTCAGCACGGCCAGTCTTGGGTGAAGGTCATGTTTTCAGAGTGGGATGAGCTTGAAGTGCGCCTCGACATCTGGCATTTCATGCGGCGATTTGCTGCAGGTGTCACTACAGAGGCTCATCCGCTTTACGGCATCTTCATGGCACGTCTATCCACGTGCATCTTTCAGTGGGATCCAGAGGATGTGGCTGCTCTTCAGCGTGCAAAGGTGGGTGAGCTGGCGGCAAATAAGACTGGCCCCATCTCAGAAAAGGTGGTCAGTGCTCGCATTACCAGGAGAGAGTTGGCACTGCACTGCCGGAGGAGGACCAGGGGTGTGGAGGAGACCACCAGATTGATTGGAGCACTGATCGATCTGTTTGACAGTGCAGACGGGAAGGACACTCTGGGAGTTCCTCTGCTGGACCACGAACGGATCCGGCAGATTTGGAAAGAACAGCGGAAGCACGTGCAGTGTTTCCAAGACCCAGAGAACTTTCCACTCTACATGAGGAAGGGGACACTGAAGAAAGGTGGCGTGGAGCTCTGCTGCTACAGATGTGCCCGTGGCTCTACATCCTTGGAGTCATTCCACCTCCACCTGAACCGATTTATTCCAGGTATTACATACAAATCGATTCctaatttttctgtaaaaaatataagcactgTTACTGCTTCCATTAGTTTAAAGTAATGCATCTCCATTCCTCCTCCGTGTCTACCCGTGACATAAATGTCAAACTTTActgtattattacatttattttctgtcttGGCTGAAGTTATGAGTTATAATGACATAATATATAATGATATATGTATTACAAGTAACCAGTTACTTCATAGCATCTCAGTAGTTGTACATAGCCTGTACAtatgtgagaaataaaactcttttttgttttttttacttttaggaACCAGTGCCAGTGATGCGCATTTTCAGGCCTATCTCCTCGAGGGCTTGATGCGTTGGAATGATGACCGGATGGAAGACGCCATAAAAGGAGCATCCTCCATCCGGTCATTTGGCAGAGCCATGAAAGAGGCTGTGGACCGGCTTAGCCTAACAGTCTTTGGGAAGCCCTGGGATGAGCGCTATCGCCCTCCTGGAGCATATACAGGCAAGACATTTTGTATATCTGTATAATTTTGTCTATTTAGCATTTAATGTACTAGAcaaaatattgagacaattttaaTGTTCCCAATTTATTCTTGTAGGTGAATTGCTGGGAATGGAGTATCTTTACAGCCAGACTGGCAAAACACTGACTCCAGTGCTCCAGAACCCCGAAGAGGAAGACAGGCTGGTGGAGGAAGTCAATGACCAGGACCTGCAAGATGAGGGATTTGGGGAAGAGATAACGGAGGACATCACAGTTCCAGTGCTGTATGAGGATGAAACCCTGCCGTGATCTCGTGATCAGCCCCTCATCTTTACCTCTGCCTCGGTCTCCAACATCACTGGCTGAGCCATCCACATCTTCTGGTGGAGAAGGACAGCATCTTGCCCCTTTAGTGCTGTCGCAGCCACCTGACACTGGAAGCAGTCTCTCCACTGAAGCTCAGGTAAGACACTTTGAAGGCTTTATATACTTCcaatcttgttttatttcacaaattttaacattcattttcatctACTAGGGCGCAGTCATTGGACCCGATGGCATCGCTGGTTGGGACAAGGTTCAGGATTTGGCTGGTTACCTGGTGAGCCTTAGTGAGGCTCCTTACCTCACTGATCTGCAGGTGACCGAAGCCATTCAGCTATGGACAGCTCTCCCTGACATTGACAAACAGCGGGTCAACTATCAGCCTCGACATCAGCCTCCGCTGACACATGGGCGCTTTAAGGCACCGAAGCGGTCAGGAGTCACACCGGGTGTGGAGAGTGTCAAACGGTGTCTGATTGGACATCCTGGGGGTCCAGCACAGTGGCCCAGCACCAGCCGCTTGGTTGAGGCCATTTGTATAAAGCTGTGTGCTTTACACAAGTCACCGACCAAGAAGTCCGGAGTTAGCATCCCCAGGTGGTCTAAAATCCTCTCAGATTACCACCACATCCGAGACCTGGTCCTCAACAGTCGCAGGCTGATGGATGAAACAATGATCCAGCTTTTTGAGCTAAACCAGAGGACACTCATTCAGTGGTTAGCAAAGCACATTATTTGCTTAAAATTCAGTGAATTCTTCTAAACATATctataataaaagtaattaatttTCAGGTTTCAACGGCGGCAGAAGAATCAGGAAATGAGTGTCCTCGCACAGGGACTGACTCCACCTGACCCAATTGCTGTGGCTGATATGCAGCTTCCTCCGCCGAGGGAAAAATTGAATGAAGCGCCATCGACATCAGGTCCAAAGCATAAATTCATCCTTCCGCCAAATCGAGAAGGACAGGCTCCTCGTTTGCGACCAGGTCGACGGCCCGCTGCTGCTAACAGGGAGTGCCCCATCGCAGCTGCCCCCACAGCATCAGGAGATGTGCAGCCCATTTCTGCACCTGGGTCATTGATGGGCACACTAGTCCTTAACCCTGACATGACTGTGTCAATGGTGATTCCGTCTTCTGGTGCAGGCACAGCTCTGCCTGCTCCTGTGTCTGCTGCTTCTGTGTCTGCTGCTCCTGCATCCCGTTACACCCAAAGGAATAGGCGCCGGCGGGCGCAAGAGACGGAAAGTGGAGTTTGTAAGAGGAAGTATCTGCGGGGGGTTAATTTTAACAAGTGCAGCAAATGTGGGCAGCCCAAAACTAAGGAGTTTGGACATAGCCGGTATGGTAGTGCCACATTTTGCTTGCATGCTTCAAATGGCAAGTCTTTAGAAGATTGGTTGGCAGAACAGCGCCAGCAAAATAAACCCCAAACTCCACCTCCTCAATAAGTTTCAACTTTCCTGTATATATTTCATGGGCCAACTCGTTCATATTGTCCTGTATATTTGTTGTGTATATCAAAGGCCCAAGCGTTCATATTcttctgtatgtaaatatataaatatgtgtgtctgtctgtctgtgtgtgtgtgtactcatttcaatgtgggtgtgttttaattttattttaataaacaattttacaTTCGAAGTGTCTTTATCtctgaaaatcaataaaatcatatcccacacattcaataaaagaaaaccattttgaataaacatttttatttaaccatAAACATGTAATATGCTTTAATAATGATGTCTAAAACTATGTAATTGAACATATGATAACTAAATGAAGGCGCAATTGATTGATTGCAATACACATGTAGTCGACAGGTGGCAGCACGGCTCAGGTGAGATTGACCTTGTCGATCAGCTAGGGGTTCGAGGCCAGCAAGTGGAAAGTGAATTGTTACACATGTAACTAAAACTCTTACATAACGCACAGGAATTTAACCCGAATATTGTTGCAGGGAAAATTTGTCGACAAATATACGTTTTCTGCATCTTTTCGCATGCGCAGGCGGGCGCAAAGATTGGGCCCCTTCTTATGCTAAGcaagcgctctaccatttgagctaattcccctgctGCTAGGAAACttgtgtcgaggtgcattaaCGAGGAACAAAAcctgcttgtgttttgtgactgagcatatgCGCAAGTCCCAAcgcaacaacctttttttgcaccgGTGAGCCTCGACGGGTATTATATGGAGGGCTAAGAAGTACAAAGGAAGCCCagaaagacactgacgtggagaatgcgggcgtcgatcccgctacttcttGCATGCTAAGCAAGCGCTCTACCATTTAAGCTAATTCCCCTGCTTTGTGTCCAATGATTTATGTTCGTTTCGCTCATTGAAACGGGAAATACGGgtggtggaaatacctttcgcATCGGGCTGGAAATCACTATGGTTCTTTATtgttcggctcgttggtctaggggtatgattctcgcttcgggtgcgagaggtcccgggttcaaatcccggacgagccctcctttaagcgctccacacaaggcaggacgtacttaaaggagcgctatgcggatccgaaataggtggttagctcagattggagagtgttacactcaagatttgaatgtatattgatcgatcctgggttttggcaagtttgcctgtgttcatcgctttgctctcgctaccaaagagctctttgacctcatcagaccgagcagcctgtcctcggtaaccaggcgggtcatctatcactttaagtcgcattccattgtgtaatgattagcactctggactcaaatctcagctggccttctcattagcaattgctacttttcatactgacaacaggtcgcctgtactcaatgagccaaaggtctttacacccaagggaaagcggaaaatacagctgaacaaattggccatgtctgagacgtgcatgtggttgcacacacacaccaaaattatgatctaaaaacatctgggcatagagatttttcttgcccagggcgaaggacttgtttgtacaactgcccaacaataaggggtatatggcttttcgtgatactacaagaaagcaaaaaaaaaaaaacacgcagcacagcacacgggaccactggcttaatgaaaatgcaagtaactatgcaagaaaacttgtggaatctcaagtgacaactccattgtctttgaaagtgaagctcctgcatcatgtt
Coding sequences within:
- the LOC130420421 gene encoding uncharacterized protein LOC130420421, with translation MAPSPEANRLENVESGRAKPKEQVLAEASSFVSSNGGDPSDQFLVLAHCKLQFGKYQGQRFRWLLENSLGYAVYLVLSISNETANTTPLSQNKQLFLQYTSHIREMAEEVEKYERKQEMQAEARAVGDQGCLMVEFGDFQGRSMKDVYEDQSKEAKALIRYLVKADARPNTNMAIFKSYVVKRQASAVGSSVRQPTPPSATSSASAQPPAASTASASPLKALQTGVSQTASVKALLARGKHLSPSQLARKLLSPVKSYPLLKVPLPPPAPELPAKHLAQRQLFVTDTSVPAAEDDAELMFAASQCEAQLTTEACAGPSPSAETARTPDLPHHQPSAELPSHWKDHLPPFQHEWIRNTLFVANLRTGKPELVCQLKLWWHPPQPPLIHTQPPASPDLFFYCGKHRLTAAGLYRTVRKVLDRWYDLATEYLECKGCKKKYPAWSEDILGLLDMGHRSQFPALLTYRYSCDNRVLRMMRERTLGNSVTQLYKKLMEQHSEAWTQRVLQYLTACEPFTTSSLVQPPVFAEPPLFPALPKPKWLLAVYARDVLGRMHEVTKKLAGAASGTAAWCTNVGNEHGQVLVSVLTAAEGHGLDSMAAGLMKRYREAGEAAPKVMYVDRDCCSQHGQSWVKVMFSEWDELEVRLDIWHFMRRFAAGVTTEAHPLYGIFMARLSTCIFQWDPEDVAALQRAKERVGTALPEEDQGCGGDHQIDWSTDRSV